In the Octadecabacter sp. SW4 genome, one interval contains:
- a CDS encoding copper chaperone PCu(A)C has translation MSLKTTLLAATAAVAFALPAFAGGIEILDAYARSSGAMAQSGAAFMTIRNSGDTDDRLIAVASDAAARVELHTHIEDENGVMRMREVEGGFAIPAGGDHILQRGGDHIMFMGLTGPFVQDEMVTVTLTFESSGALTVEIPVDNARMPMMGAMDQGDMGDQGDMGSESN, from the coding sequence ATGTCTCTCAAAACGACTCTTCTTGCGGCGACGGCTGCCGTGGCTTTTGCCCTGCCTGCCTTTGCCGGTGGGATCGAAATCCTCGATGCCTACGCGCGTTCCAGCGGGGCGATGGCGCAGTCCGGGGCGGCCTTTATGACGATCCGCAACAGCGGCGACACGGACGACCGTTTGATTGCCGTCGCATCGGATGCGGCCGCCCGCGTCGAGCTGCACACCCATATCGAGGACGAAAACGGCGTGATGCGCATGCGCGAAGTCGAAGGCGGCTTTGCAATCCCGGCAGGGGGTGATCACATCCTGCAACGCGGCGGTGATCATATCATGTTCATGGGGCTGACCGGCCCGTTTGTGCAGGATGAAATGGTCACCGTGACGCTGACGTTTGAAAGTTCCGGCGCACTGACGGTCGAGATACCTGTCGACAACGCGCGGATGCCGATGATGGGCGCGATGGATCAGGGCGATATGGGGGATCAAGGCGACATGGGCAGCGAGAGCAACTGA
- a CDS encoding C-terminal binding protein, with amino-acid sequence MSQKVVITDYTFPSLVAEEAAAASAGAAFSAHQCKTDAEVAEAVKDADAVAVQFATFGPLAAQAVRPGATVIRYGVGYDNIDLEAAAAASLRVGYVPDYCADEVADHTAAAILALLRKLVPLDASVRAGDWAAVNVCKPMKPFAETTVGFFGMGQIGSAVKARLVGFGFQFIVADPGLSPAQARAAGVSLVSSDTLLAQADIISLHAPGTPQTTGFFNAKRLAQMQPHAMMVNSARGLLINEDDLAAALENGTIAGAALDVFQTEPLPATSPLRGAPNCLLTPHAAWYSEAAIGRLQGLVADDLTAALSGRGPRKPVPVLKG; translated from the coding sequence ATGAGCCAGAAAGTTGTCATCACCGACTACACCTTCCCCAGCCTTGTGGCCGAAGAAGCGGCGGCGGCCTCTGCCGGGGCGGCATTTTCCGCGCATCAGTGCAAAACCGACGCCGAAGTGGCAGAGGCCGTGAAAGATGCCGATGCCGTCGCGGTCCAGTTCGCCACATTCGGCCCCTTGGCCGCGCAGGCCGTGCGGCCCGGCGCAACGGTCATTCGCTATGGCGTGGGGTATGACAACATCGACCTCGAAGCCGCCGCCGCCGCCAGCCTCAGGGTCGGATATGTTCCCGATTACTGCGCCGACGAGGTTGCGGATCATACGGCCGCAGCAATCCTGGCACTGTTGCGCAAACTGGTGCCGCTTGACGCCTCGGTGCGGGCCGGTGACTGGGCGGCTGTGAATGTCTGCAAGCCGATGAAACCCTTTGCGGAAACGACCGTCGGTTTTTTCGGGATGGGGCAGATCGGGTCTGCGGTAAAGGCGCGCCTTGTGGGGTTCGGCTTTCAGTTCATTGTCGCGGACCCCGGCCTGTCGCCCGCACAGGCCAGGGCCGCAGGCGTGTCACTGGTCAGCAGCGACACCTTGCTGGCGCAGGCTGACATCATTTCATTGCACGCGCCCGGCACGCCGCAGACAACTGGCTTTTTCAACGCAAAACGGTTGGCGCAGATGCAACCGCACGCGATGATGGTCAATTCCGCGCGCGGCCTTTTGATCAACGAAGACGATCTCGCGGCCGCCCTGGAAAATGGCACGATTGCAGGCGCTGCTTTGGATGTCTTTCAGACCGAACCGCTCCCGGCGACGTCGCCATTGCGCGGGGCACCCAACTGTCTGTTGACGCCACACGCGGCCTGGTATTCCGAAGCAGCGATTGGCCGCTTGCAAGGCTTGGTGGCCGATGATTTGACGGCGGCGCTGTCCGGTCGCGGGCCGCGCAAACCCGTTCCCGTATTGAAAGGATAA
- a CDS encoding alpha/beta fold hydrolase, producing the protein MLNTLEYGEAGLPKLLIAHGLFGSARNWGVISKRLSDIRHVVSADMRNHGESPRYPTQSYADMAGDLAALLDTPADVLGHSMGGKAAMVMALAHPEKVRKLVVADIAPVAYGHSQSHHIAAMKALDLDAIETRAQAAALLQVDEEVRDFFLQSLDVQDKKWRLNLDVLEQDMAKIIGFPDVSGQFAGPTLFLTGAASDYVQPAHRDRIKALFPKARFAKISGAGHWLHAQQPRAFEQTVRAFLTS; encoded by the coding sequence ATGTTGAATACACTTGAATACGGCGAAGCGGGGCTGCCGAAACTGCTGATCGCGCACGGGCTTTTCGGGTCGGCGCGCAACTGGGGCGTGATTTCCAAACGGCTGTCCGACATCCGCCACGTGGTCTCGGCCGACATGCGCAACCACGGCGAAAGCCCGCGATATCCGACACAAAGCTACGCCGATATGGCGGGCGATCTGGCGGCACTTCTGGACACCCCTGCCGATGTTCTGGGCCATTCGATGGGTGGCAAGGCGGCGATGGTCATGGCACTGGCCCACCCCGAAAAAGTGCGCAAACTGGTCGTCGCCGATATCGCGCCCGTCGCCTACGGACATTCGCAAAGCCATCATATCGCGGCAATGAAAGCCCTTGATCTGGACGCGATAGAGACGCGCGCGCAGGCTGCCGCGCTGTTGCAGGTTGACGAGGAAGTGCGCGACTTCTTTCTGCAAAGCCTTGATGTGCAAGATAAAAAATGGCGTCTGAATTTGGACGTGCTGGAACAGGACATGGCGAAAATCATCGGCTTTCCCGATGTCTCGGGGCAGTTCGCGGGGCCGACCCTGTTCTTGACGGGGGCCGCGTCAGACTATGTGCAACCCGCACACCGCGACCGGATCAAGGCGCTGTTCCCCAAGGCGCGCTTTGCCAAAATTTCCGGCGCGGGGCATTGGCTGCATGCGCAGCAGCCGCGCGCGTTTGAACAGACCGTGCGGGCGTTCTTGACCAGTTAG
- a CDS encoding fumarylacetoacetate hydrolase family protein — protein sequence MKLLRVGPAGQEKPAALDEAGTLRDLSAHVEDISGATLSDDGLAALRQIDLATLPELPADSRVGPCVGQVGKFMCIGLNYSDHAAESGMEVPAHPVLFMKATSAICGPNDDVLIPRNSQKTDWEVELGVVIGKKASYVEEADAMGHVAGYCVVNDVSERAFQMEFSGQWVKGKSADTFGPIGPWLVTRDEVADPQDLDMWLEVDSHRYQDGSTRTMVYGVAHLVHHLSQFMTLHPGDIISTGTPPGVGLGQKPPVYLRRGQVMELGIEGLGRQRQTVGQA from the coding sequence ATGAAACTGCTTCGTGTTGGCCCAGCAGGACAGGAAAAACCAGCCGCATTGGATGAGGCTGGAACGCTTCGTGACTTGTCGGCTCATGTCGAGGACATCAGCGGCGCAACGCTGTCCGATGACGGCCTGGCGGCCCTGCGGCAAATTGATCTTGCGACCCTGCCCGAGCTGCCGGCTGACAGCCGGGTCGGCCCCTGCGTCGGGCAGGTGGGCAAGTTCATGTGCATCGGCCTGAACTATTCCGATCACGCGGCGGAATCCGGCATGGAGGTGCCCGCGCATCCTGTCCTGTTCATGAAGGCGACCAGCGCGATTTGCGGACCAAACGATGATGTGCTGATCCCGCGCAATTCACAAAAGACCGACTGGGAGGTCGAACTGGGTGTCGTGATCGGCAAAAAGGCCAGCTACGTCGAGGAAGCCGATGCAATGGGTCACGTTGCGGGCTATTGCGTGGTCAATGACGTGTCCGAAAGGGCGTTTCAGATGGAATTCAGCGGCCAGTGGGTCAAGGGCAAAAGCGCCGACACCTTTGGCCCGATCGGCCCCTGGCTGGTCACCCGAGACGAGGTCGCAGACCCGCAAGATCTGGATATGTGGCTTGAGGTGGATAGCCACCGTTACCAGGACGGATCGACCAGAACGATGGTGTATGGGGTTGCCCACCTTGTTCACCACCTGTCCCAATTCATGACCCTTCACCCCGGCGACATCATTTCAACGGGCACCCCGCCCGGCGTCGGGTTGGGGCAAAAACCACCGGTCTATCTGCGCAGGGGACAGGTCATGGAACTTGGCATCGAGGGTCTGGGACGCCAACGCCAGACCGTAGGGCAGGCCTGA
- a CDS encoding DUF817 domain-containing protein, translated as MKYLSLERRLGDAVRRRLPHPVAELVMFGLKQGWACLFGGLMIAGLLVSDALWQDDWWIARYDALFLFGLTIQALLLTFKLESWREARVILLFHVTGTAMEIFKVNAGSWAYPDAGLIKLWGVPLFSGFMYASVGSYMARVIRIFDMRFAPFPPFWITALLACAIYINFFAHHFARDMRVVLFAATILIYARTRIWFRIGARDYWMPLPLAALLTSFFLWIAENVGTSTGTWVYAGQSVRDWVSVTKLGSWYLLLYVSFATVLLVYRDVLHPAAITPARAPTDTRRQQRKLAID; from the coding sequence ATGAAATATCTCTCGCTTGAACGCCGCCTTGGCGATGCTGTCCGCCGCCGCCTGCCGCACCCGGTCGCCGAACTTGTGATGTTCGGGTTGAAACAGGGCTGGGCCTGCCTGTTTGGCGGTTTGATGATCGCGGGGTTGCTGGTCAGCGATGCACTCTGGCAGGATGATTGGTGGATTGCGCGTTATGATGCGCTGTTTCTCTTTGGGCTGACCATTCAGGCGCTGCTCCTGACCTTCAAACTGGAAAGCTGGCGCGAGGCGCGGGTGATCCTGTTGTTTCATGTCACCGGCACGGCGATGGAGATATTCAAGGTCAATGCCGGCAGTTGGGCCTATCCCGACGCGGGGTTGATCAAACTTTGGGGTGTGCCGCTGTTTTCGGGGTTCATGTATGCCAGCGTCGGGTCTTACATGGCGCGGGTGATCCGTATTTTCGACATGCGGTTCGCGCCTTTTCCGCCCTTCTGGATCACGGCCCTGCTGGCCTGCGCGATCTATATCAACTTTTTCGCGCATCACTTTGCCCGGGACATGCGCGTGGTGTTGTTCGCCGCGACGATCCTGATCTATGCCCGCACCCGCATCTGGTTTCGGATCGGCGCGCGTGACTACTGGATGCCCCTGCCCCTTGCCGCGCTGCTGACCAGCTTTTTCCTGTGGATCGCCGAAAATGTCGGCACCAGCACGGGGACATGGGTTTATGCGGGGCAGTCGGTGCGTGATTGGGTCAGTGTTACCAAACTCGGGTCATGGTATCTGCTGCTTTATGTGAGCTTTGCCACGGTCCTGCTGGTTTACCGCGATGTGCTGCACCCTGCCGCGATCACACCAGCCCGCGCGCCCACAGATACCAGACGCCAACAGCGAAAATTAGCAATAGATTAA
- a CDS encoding mandelate racemase/muconate lactonizing enzyme family protein: MKVASVEAIPVSYQEPTDHNRFRSVCLVKITDRDGRVGWGESCAYFPEATLATARIIEGLAPIVIGRNPLHTEAIWHDLKQHSWWYGTGAGIASIAISGIDIALWDLKGKQLGVSVLDLLGGPVRDTLPAIASLHGTDASIDKMAEEIAAHTATGLHGAKVGFGKAGNANLGFDEARDLEFVDKVQAAMGPGKDLMIDLGVKNFWDVPTAIRRARAFEERNVAWLEEPLGHDDPSGYAALRAASGIRIAYGEREWNAVGVQRIVQSGTVDVIGLDPGRVEGITGFRKAAEICALNRRQANAHNFSTAIVGAASQALSFASPACYLLELQPVYGPAQSDLVDRPIWHRDGSVNRPEGPGLGIEINEDLVQSARMDR, from the coding sequence ATGAAAGTCGCCAGCGTCGAGGCAATCCCCGTTTCCTATCAGGAACCCACCGATCACAACCGGTTTCGGTCTGTCTGTCTGGTCAAGATCACGGATCGGGACGGGCGTGTCGGCTGGGGCGAATCCTGCGCCTATTTTCCCGAGGCCACGCTTGCGACGGCCCGGATCATCGAAGGTCTGGCCCCGATCGTGATTGGCCGGAACCCGCTGCATACCGAAGCCATTTGGCACGACCTGAAACAGCATAGCTGGTGGTATGGCACGGGGGCCGGAATTGCCTCGATCGCCATATCCGGTATCGACATCGCCCTGTGGGACCTGAAGGGCAAACAGCTTGGCGTCAGCGTTCTTGACCTGCTGGGTGGGCCGGTGCGCGACACCCTGCCTGCCATTGCAAGCCTGCACGGCACCGATGCAAGCATCGACAAGATGGCCGAGGAAATCGCCGCCCATACGGCCACCGGCCTGCACGGGGCCAAGGTTGGGTTTGGCAAGGCTGGCAATGCAAATTTGGGGTTTGACGAGGCGCGCGATCTGGAATTTGTCGACAAGGTGCAGGCGGCGATGGGGCCGGGCAAGGATCTGATGATCGACCTCGGCGTCAAGAATTTCTGGGATGTCCCCACCGCCATCCGTCGTGCGCGCGCGTTCGAGGAACGCAATGTTGCCTGGCTCGAAGAACCGCTGGGCCACGACGACCCTTCTGGCTATGCCGCCCTGCGCGCAGCATCCGGCATCCGCATCGCCTATGGTGAGCGCGAATGGAATGCCGTGGGTGTCCAGCGGATCGTGCAGTCGGGCACGGTTGATGTGATCGGTCTTGATCCGGGGCGTGTCGAGGGGATCACGGGTTTTCGCAAAGCCGCCGAGATTTGTGCGCTTAACCGTCGACAGGCCAACGCGCATAACTTCTCGACGGCGATCGTCGGGGCCGCCAGTCAGGCGCTCAGCTTTGCCAGCCCCGCCTGTTATCTACTCGAACTTCAGCCCGTTTATGGCCCTGCGCAAAGCGATCTGGTTGATCGGCCGATCTGGCACAGGGACGGATCGGTGAACCGTCCCGAGGGACCGGGCCTTGGTATCGAAATCAACGAGGATCTGGTGCAGTCCGCGCGCATGGACCGCTAG
- the lepA gene encoding translation elongation factor 4 yields MTDLDHIRNFSIVAHIDHGKSTLADRLIQSTGTVQDRDMKAQMLDSMDIERERGITIKANTVRIDYVALDGQKYVLNLIDTPGHVDFAYEVSRSMRAVEGSLLVVDSTQGVEAQTLANVYHALDADHEIVPVFNKIDLPASDISRVAEQVEDVIGIDASGAIAVSAKTGEGIRETLEAIVQHLPAPKGDRDAPLKAMLVDSWYDSYLGVIVLVRVIDGVLKKGDRVKFMSNNTVHHVDRIGVFRPAMQVVDDLGPGEIGFLTASIKQVRDTRVGDTVTHEKRSCDKALPGFKPSQPVVFCGLFPVDSSEFEDLRDAIDKLALNDASFSFEMETSAALGFGFRCGFLGLLHLEVIRDRIEREYNIELITTAPSVIYHVHMRDGTMQLLHNPADMPDLTHVDHIEEPRIKATILVPDEYLGDVLKLCQDRRGIQEDLTYAGSRAMVVYDLPLNEVVFDFYDRLKSVTKGYASFDYQLTGYREDNLVKMSVLVNDEPVDALSMMVHRDRAEMRGRAMVEKLKDLIPRHMFKIPIQAAIGGKVIARETLSAMRKDVTAKCYGGDATRKRKLLDKQKAGKKKMRQFGKVDIPQEAFISALKMDS; encoded by the coding sequence ATGACTGACCTAGATCACATCCGCAATTTCTCGATCGTGGCGCATATTGACCACGGGAAATCCACGTTGGCTGACCGCCTTATCCAGTCCACGGGCACCGTGCAGGACAGGGATATGAAGGCGCAGATGCTTGACAGCATGGATATCGAGCGCGAGCGCGGGATCACGATCAAGGCCAACACGGTGCGGATTGATTATGTCGCGCTTGATGGGCAGAAATATGTGCTCAACCTGATCGACACCCCCGGACACGTCGATTTCGCCTATGAGGTGTCGCGCTCCATGCGGGCGGTCGAAGGCTCGCTTTTGGTGGTCGACAGCACCCAAGGGGTCGAGGCGCAGACACTGGCAAATGTCTATCACGCGCTGGATGCTGATCATGAAATCGTGCCTGTCTTCAACAAGATAGACCTGCCCGCGAGCGATATTTCCCGCGTTGCCGAACAGGTGGAAGACGTGATCGGGATTGATGCGTCGGGCGCGATTGCCGTATCGGCGAAAACCGGCGAAGGCATCCGCGAAACCCTCGAGGCGATCGTGCAGCATCTGCCTGCCCCCAAGGGCGACCGCGACGCGCCCCTCAAGGCGATGCTGGTCGATAGCTGGTATGACAGTTATCTGGGCGTGATCGTGCTGGTGCGGGTGATTGATGGCGTCTTGAAAAAGGGTGACCGCGTCAAATTCATGTCCAACAATACGGTGCATCACGTTGATCGGATTGGCGTTTTCCGCCCCGCGATGCAGGTCGTCGATGATCTGGGCCCGGGCGAGATCGGCTTTCTGACCGCCAGCATCAAACAGGTGCGCGACACCCGTGTGGGCGACACGGTGACCCATGAAAAGCGCAGTTGTGACAAGGCCTTGCCGGGGTTCAAGCCGAGCCAGCCTGTGGTTTTTTGCGGCTTGTTCCCGGTGGATTCATCCGAATTTGAAGACCTGCGCGATGCTATTGACAAGCTGGCCCTCAATGACGCGTCCTTCAGTTTCGAGATGGAGACATCCGCCGCGCTGGGGTTCGGGTTTCGCTGTGGCTTTCTGGGGCTGTTGCACCTTGAGGTGATCCGCGACCGGATCGAGCGGGAATACAACATCGAACTGATCACCACCGCGCCGTCGGTGATTTATCACGTGCACATGCGTGACGGGACGATGCAACTGCTGCACAACCCCGCCGACATGCCCGACCTGACCCATGTGGACCACATCGAGGAACCGCGCATCAAGGCGACGATTCTGGTGCCGGACGAATACCTTGGGGATGTGCTGAAACTGTGTCAGGACCGCCGCGGCATCCAGGAAGACCTGACCTATGCGGGCAGCCGCGCGATGGTGGTGTATGACCTTCCGTTGAACGAGGTTGTGTTTGATTTCTATGATCGCCTGAAATCCGTAACAAAGGGTTACGCCAGCTTTGATTACCAACTGACCGGCTACCGCGAGGATAATCTGGTCAAGATGTCGGTGCTGGTGAACGACGAACCCGTCGACGCCCTGTCGATGATGGTGCACCGCGACCGCGCCGAAATGCGGGGCCGCGCGATGGTCGAAAAGCTCAAGGACCTGATCCCCCGCCACATGTTCAAGATCCCGATTCAGGCAGCCATCGGCGGCAAAGTGATCGCCCGCGAAACCCTGTCAGCCATGCGCAAGGACGTGACCGCGAAATGCTACGGCGGGGATGCGACCCGAAAACGCAAGCTGCTGGACAAGCAGAAGGCGGGGAAAAAGAAGATGCGGCAGTTCGGCAAAGTGGATATCCCGCAGGAGGCGTTTATTTCGGCGCTGAAGATGGATAGTTAG
- a CDS encoding CTP synthetase → MLRLASILYAVIGTTLAGSFMIAGLTMGYDTLYPIVIAVALGAVVALPVTWIIAKKIIEN, encoded by the coding sequence ATGCTTCGACTTGCATCTATTCTTTACGCCGTGATTGGCACGACCCTGGCGGGCAGCTTTATGATTGCCGGGCTGACGATGGGGTATGATACGCTTTACCCGATCGTGATCGCCGTGGCCCTTGGCGCGGTTGTCGCGCTGCCGGTCACCTGGATCATTGCCAAGAAAATCATCGAAAACTGA
- a CDS encoding acetoacetate decarboxylase — MMNTRYGVSKPTEDDIRKGGFSTPWDAPMIPPFPFAFRNAEVMSVYWRTDPDAMAFLLPPPLEPVGDVVCAHIYKMNDTDWLGPYCEANVMIAARLGDRIGAYSPYLVLSSDIGVAHGREVHGQPKKLGTPELTCRGDLMVGTVERNGIDVLTGTLPYKQRRIADDGLAPYFDFTTNLNLKAVDHIDGQPAIRQLTSRKLSDVQVHEAWIGPCTVELRPNAQLPVFRLPVLEPLQGVYWRADFTLVQGEVIHDYLAEGA, encoded by the coding sequence ATGATGAACACCCGTTACGGTGTCAGCAAGCCGACCGAGGACGATATCCGCAAGGGCGGTTTTTCGACCCCTTGGGATGCGCCGATGATTCCCCCCTTTCCCTTTGCTTTCCGCAATGCCGAGGTCATGAGTGTCTATTGGCGCACTGACCCCGATGCGATGGCATTTTTGTTGCCCCCGCCCCTTGAACCGGTCGGGGATGTCGTCTGCGCGCATATCTACAAGATGAATGACACCGATTGGCTTGGCCCCTACTGCGAGGCCAACGTGATGATCGCCGCCCGCCTTGGTGACCGGATCGGTGCCTATTCGCCCTATCTGGTTCTGTCGTCCGATATCGGTGTCGCCCACGGACGCGAGGTGCATGGCCAACCCAAAAAGCTGGGCACCCCGGAATTAACATGTCGCGGTGACCTGATGGTCGGCACCGTCGAACGCAACGGGATCGACGTGCTGACTGGCACCCTACCCTACAAGCAGCGCCGGATCGCGGATGACGGGCTGGCCCCTTATTTCGACTTTACGACGAACCTGAACCTCAAGGCGGTGGATCACATCGACGGACAGCCCGCCATTCGGCAACTGACCAGCCGCAAGTTGTCTGATGTGCAGGTGCACGAGGCATGGATCGGTCCCTGCACCGTCGAGTTGCGGCCCAATGCCCAGCTTCCGGTCTTTCGCCTGCCCGTGCTGGAGCCGCTTCAAGGCGTCTATTGGCGCGCAGATTTCACCCTGGTGCAGGGCGAGGTCATTCATGATTATCTCGCGGAGGGCGCATGA
- a CDS encoding SDR family oxidoreductase, with protein MFDLSPIEIPDLSGKTILITGAGRGIGAVLAGKIAASGGKVYAGILNAPDPAWADHLKDCTLVDLDVTDAGTIATVLTRIKSENGRLDALVNNAGSIAPIGHIDTLATESLRQAYEINALGVHRMTCAALPLLRASKGVVVNAGTGAATTPMEGWTAYCNSKAAARMMTMMFAKDLDGGDVQFFFVGIPPTDTEMQSEIRTAGLNPISKIAKKDLVHPDVPASVMAWLCGPQARKLDEVLLDVREEPFKSMMG; from the coding sequence ATGTTCGACCTATCACCAATTGAGATCCCGGATCTGTCGGGAAAGACCATCCTGATCACAGGTGCTGGACGCGGGATTGGCGCGGTTCTTGCGGGGAAAATCGCGGCCAGCGGGGGCAAGGTCTATGCGGGCATTCTGAATGCACCAGACCCCGCGTGGGCTGATCATCTGAAAGACTGCACGCTTGTTGATCTTGACGTCACCGATGCCGGCACAATCGCCACGGTGCTGACGCGCATCAAATCCGAAAACGGCCGTCTTGATGCGCTGGTTAATAACGCAGGTTCAATCGCGCCGATTGGCCATATCGACACGCTTGCCACGGAATCCCTGCGCCAAGCCTATGAGATCAACGCGCTGGGCGTGCACCGGATGACCTGCGCGGCCCTGCCGTTGCTGCGCGCATCAAAGGGGGTGGTGGTGAACGCCGGCACGGGGGCCGCGACCACGCCGATGGAAGGCTGGACGGCCTACTGCAACTCGAAGGCGGCGGCGCGCATGATGACGATGATGTTCGCCAAGGACCTGGACGGCGGCGATGTGCAGTTCTTCTTTGTCGGTATCCCGCCGACCGATACTGAAATGCAGTCCGAGATCCGCACGGCGGGGCTGAACCCGATCAGCAAGATCGCCAAGAAAGACCTGGTGCATCCCGATGTGCCTGCCAGCGTTATGGCTTGGCTTTGCGGCCCCCAAGCCCGTAAACTTGACGAGGTGCTGCTCGACGTTCGCGAAGAGCCGTTCAAATCCATGATGGGCTGA
- a CDS encoding winged helix-turn-helix domain-containing protein — MADLTWDKAIQKVLTAASGAMHYTQIAEDIEASGYRQVLGATPANSVNMIINKSINEKGDKSKYVRLGKGMYALRIELQKKSQEKPSAEETEEGEKSTGIIQCLGMYWKSENVSWKNNPKLFGQATPKSDTIDFSEQIGIYLLHDRDKVVYVGRVDEPRLGQRLFEHTKDRLNARWDRFSWFGLRPIDESGNLGKSQDKIDFVSSISALEAILIESLEPPQNRRRGDQLNAVEYIQTPKPLISEEKAKAIDLILKSL; from the coding sequence TTGGCCGACTTAACCTGGGATAAGGCAATACAAAAAGTACTTACGGCAGCAAGTGGAGCTATGCACTACACTCAAATTGCTGAAGATATTGAGGCATCTGGCTATCGACAGGTGCTTGGAGCGACTCCAGCAAATTCCGTCAATATGATAATTAACAAGTCGATTAACGAAAAAGGCGATAAATCGAAGTACGTGCGTCTTGGAAAAGGAATGTATGCGTTACGGATTGAGCTTCAGAAGAAATCTCAGGAAAAGCCTTCTGCAGAAGAAACGGAAGAAGGCGAAAAGAGTACAGGTATTATTCAATGTCTAGGTATGTATTGGAAGTCAGAAAATGTTTCGTGGAAAAACAACCCAAAGCTGTTTGGCCAAGCGACACCAAAATCGGATACCATTGATTTCTCGGAACAAATAGGAATTTACCTTCTTCATGACCGCGACAAAGTTGTTTACGTAGGTAGAGTGGATGAACCGAGGCTTGGGCAAAGGCTATTCGAGCATACCAAAGACCGCCTCAATGCCCGATGGGATCGATTTTCTTGGTTCGGACTACGTCCCATTGATGAAAGCGGGAATCTAGGAAAGTCGCAGGATAAGATTGATTTTGTATCTTCAATTTCTGCACTAGAAGCGATCTTGATTGAATCCCTTGAACCGCCACAGAATAGGAGAAGAGGAGACCAGCTGAACGCTGTCGAGTATATACAAACTCCGAAACCGTTAATTTCAGAGGAGAAGGCAAAGGCTATCGATCTAATTCTAAAGAGCCTTTAG
- a CDS encoding arginine transporter, with protein sequence MRRAIILSALVLLTSCAGANRAGVGSTRGATGEISRACLAADRAAANPALCGCVQAAANQTLRGSDMSRAASFFGDPDRAQAARTADNSSTEAFWQRYRTFVDQSRAMCSV encoded by the coding sequence ATGCGTAGAGCTATCATTCTTTCGGCACTTGTTCTTTTGACATCTTGCGCCGGGGCCAACCGCGCAGGCGTTGGCAGCACGCGCGGCGCAACAGGCGAAATCAGCCGGGCCTGCCTGGCGGCGGATCGCGCGGCGGCCAATCCGGCCTTGTGTGGCTGTGTGCAGGCAGCCGCCAACCAGACCCTGCGCGGCAGCGATATGTCGCGCGCGGCTTCGTTCTTTGGCGATCCTGATCGCGCCCAGGCGGCCCGCACCGCCGATAATTCCAGCACCGAGGCATTTTGGCAGCGTTACCGGACGTTTGTGGATCAGTCGCGCGCGATGTGCAGCGTCTAA